The nucleotide window GAAGCCCTCCGGGTCGATGGGCTCCAGCACGCGCACCCGGGCGTGGACCGCCTGCTGGATGACCAGCCCGTGCTTGGGCATGGTCCGCGCGGTGCCAGTGAGGACCACGGGGATGATGGGGCAGCGCTGCTGGATGGCCAGCGTGAAGGCGCCGTCCTTGAAGGCCTTCACCTCCCCATCCTTGGAGCGGGTGCCTTCGGGAAACATCAGGATGGGGACGCCACGCGACAGCCAACGCTCACACCCGGCCATCATCTGGATGATGCTCGCCCGGTCTCCGCGGATGAGCGGCACATACCGGTTGAGATGCATGTTCCAGCCGATGAGCGGCAGCTTGAAGTTCTCCGCCTTGGAGACCCACTTGAAAGGCCGGTAGAGGCCGAAGAGGACCAGGATGTCCCCCAGCGACTCGTGGTTGGCCACCAGCACCGCCGCGCCCTTCCAGGGCAGGCGTTCGCGGCCCTCCACCCGCAGGTGCCACATCGGGTTCACGTAGAAATACAGCTGTGCCCAGAAGCACGAGTACAGGTGAAGCACGCGTCCATTCGCGTCAAACGGGCGGGTGAGCGCCCACAGCAGGAGCGCTCCAAGGAACAACACCGCGCTGGACAGCGCGAGGAAGGTCCAGAACGCGATCGAGAGGAGGATTCGGATGGCTCCCACTCTGTCATGGATGGATGGATCCACACAGCGTAGGTGGGCATGGATGACGCCCGGTGCACGAAGTGGGTCGCGTGGGTGACAGCGTCCATCGCGGCGCCAACCTCGAGCGTCAGCGACCATTCGCCCGTGCTGAGCTGGGTGGGGACGTCCTTCCAGAAGAGGCGCACGTTTCCGGAGGTCTCCCATCCCGCCTATACGCCGTAGGAGGAAGCCCGGTGCCAGAGGATGTCCCCGCCGGGTCCGGCGACGGCGTGACCTTCACTGCCGATAGGCTCCTCCTTCCCGTCGCACAGGAAGTCGATGCCCGCGGTGTCGTGGGCCGGGATCTTCGCGAGGAAACGCTCACCGGACGCGCCGCGCCCGACGATGACGCCGAACCTCGGGCTGCCGTCGCGTTCGTACAGCACGGTGTACGTCTCGATGCGGCCGGGGCCCGTGGCGTCCTCCACGAACGGAGGGACCGGGCCGCGCGCGGCGTCCGCTTCCGCCTGATGCTCGAAGGGCTGGGGCAGTGTTCCAGCAGGCCGCGGTTCGCGCGTGAGCACGAGGCTGTGATTGTGCGTAGCGAAGCCGCCGTTGCCAAAGAGCAGGCCATGACGGCCCTGCTCTCGCAGCCGCTGCACCATGCTGACCACCGCGTGGCTCATGTAGTTGGCGATGGGCCCACCACCGAACGTGAGCCCCCCGAACACGGTGGCGGGCTTCTCCAGCGGCCAGCCCAGCACCCGGCGCGCCATCTTCGGCACGCACGGGAAGCAACTGTAGAACTCCACGAAGTCGAGCATGTCGACAGTCAACCCATTCAACTCCAGCGTGCGGCGCAGCGACACGGCCATGCTCGGTGAGCTTGCATAGCCATCGCGCGCGAGGAAGTCCTCCGGCTCGTGCGCCGCCGCGCCCCGTCCCACGTACACGAGGCGGTCCTCCGGCACACCGCGCGCGAGCGCATTCGCCAGGCTGGTGACAAGGAACCCCGCGCCCTGATTGACGGCGCTGTTCGCCACCATTCGCTTCCAATATGGAAACGCGATGGGCCGGTTGGACGGCGAGGGCGTGACAATCTCTTCCACGGACAAAGGCTCGCGGATCCACGCCCCCGGATTGCCCGCCGCGACCTGCGAGAACCGCGACCAGATTTCGCCACTCTCCCGCTGCGCCTCCGCCAGCGTCTGGCCATACGCGGCGCGGCCGGCGTTCTCATACAGGGGATAGACGTCCACCGGCGAGTTGAGGCCGTAGCGCTTCCGGTAGGCCGCGTGAGCCTGGACACCGATGCTCGTCGCGGCGTTGTGCGCGGAGGGTGCATCCCCCGCAGCCAGTGCCGCTCGCCGGGCAGCCGTGCGCAGGGCCTCGCCGCCCACGACCGCCGCGACCTCCACGGCACCGGAGGCAACGCGGTTGGCGGCCTCGTGGAGCAGCCGCACCGGGCTGTCCCCGTTGGCCTCCGCCGTCTGTTCATGAATGCGCGGCCGTGCACCCAGGCGCTCCGCCAACGCGAGCGGCAACGGCCCCATCTGCCGGAACGAGAGCTGATCCACCACCGCCAGCGAATCCAGCCGGGAGAGCCACCCACCGCCCGCATCCGCGTCCGCCGCTCGCAGCGCGGCCTCCATCAAGCCCAGCGAATCCAGGCCCCGCAGCGGATCCTCCGGCCGGTCGTTGATCTGCCCCACGCCCAC belongs to Corallococcus exiguus and includes:
- a CDS encoding lysophospholipid acyltransferase family protein, which gives rise to MRILLSIAFWTFLALSSAVLFLGALLLWALTRPFDANGRVLHLYSCFWAQLYFYVNPMWHLRVEGRERLPWKGAAVLVANHESLGDILVLFGLYRPFKWVSKAENFKLPLIGWNMHLNRYVPLIRGDRASIIQMMAGCERWLSRGVPILMFPEGTRSKDGEVKAFKDGAFTLAIQQRCPIIPVVLTGTARTMPKHGLVIQQAVHARVRVLEPIDPEGFAGDVHALRDHVRDVIVREKARMEAER
- a CDS encoding acetyl-CoA acetyltransferase; its protein translation is MKDANRIPVIVGVGQINDRPEDPLRGLDSLGLMEAALRAADADAGGGWLSRLDSLAVVDQLSFRQMGPLPLALAERLGARPRIHEQTAEANGDSPVRLLHEAANRVASGAVEVAAVVGGEALRTAARRAALAAGDAPSAHNAATSIGVQAHAAYRKRYGLNSPVDVYPLYENAGRAAYGQTLAEAQRESGEIWSRFSQVAAGNPGAWIREPLSVEEIVTPSPSNRPIAFPYWKRMVANSAVNQGAGFLVTSLANALARGVPEDRLVYVGRGAAAHEPEDFLARDGYASSPSMAVSLRRTLELNGLTVDMLDFVEFYSCFPCVPKMARRVLGWPLEKPATVFGGLTFGGGPIANYMSHAVVSMVQRLREQGRHGLLFGNGGFATHNHSLVLTREPRPAGTLPQPFEHQAEADAARGPVPPFVEDATGPGRIETYTVLYERDGSPRFGVIVGRGASGERFLAKIPAHDTAGIDFLCDGKEEPIGSEGHAVAGPGGDILWHRASSYGV